One region of Faecalibacter bovis genomic DNA includes:
- a CDS encoding DUF4328 domain-containing protein, translating to MLLEEKDFTQLRSNRARMKNVLLSFYSLIGLLILNAIFGIYYYFQLIKLNNSDNYDISTIELIYGVLNILLGINIIATVVYFILWFRRSYANLGRIGLYMENKENMAFWGFVIPILNWFKPIKMAKEIDLKYDYLVEELDENHNKNLNNYSIITAWWILFWVDSIYTRITYKIDFETIEQMIEYQLYDIIGFAITLLSAILTILLIQNLGKTQNKLEDLIELETLNSNNDNQ from the coding sequence ATGTTACTTGAAGAAAAAGATTTTACCCAATTACGCTCTAATAGAGCACGCATGAAAAATGTGTTGTTAAGCTTTTATAGCTTAATAGGGTTATTAATTCTGAATGCAATTTTTGGCATTTATTATTACTTCCAACTTATTAAATTAAATAATTCCGATAATTATGATATTTCAACAATAGAATTGATTTATGGTGTTTTAAATATACTTTTAGGTATAAATATTATTGCAACAGTTGTGTATTTTATTCTTTGGTTTAGAAGGTCTTATGCAAATTTAGGTCGTATAGGATTGTACATGGAAAACAAAGAAAATATGGCTTTTTGGGGATTTGTTATACCGATTCTTAATTGGTTTAAACCGATTAAAATGGCCAAGGAAATAGATTTAAAATATGATTATTTGGTTGAAGAATTAGATGAAAATCATAATAAGAATTTAAACAATTATTCTATCATTACGGCTTGGTGGATTTTGTTTTGGGTAGATTCAATTTATACGCGAATTACATATAAAATAGATTTTGAAACTATAGAACAAATGATAGAATATCAATTGTATGATATTATTGGTTTTGCTATTACTTTATTATCTGCAATTCTAACAATATTATTAATTCAAAATCTGGGAAAAACACAAAATAAACTTGAAGATCTTATTGAATTAGAAACATTAAATAGCAATAACGATAATCAGTAA
- a CDS encoding efflux RND transporter permease subunit has product MLKTFIERPVLSTVISIMIFVLGVLGLVTLPVTQYPDIAPATVKISASYPGANAKTVMESVIIPIEEQVNGVEGMDYIQSTASNNGSASIDVVFKPGIDGDIAQVNVQNRVARATPLLPAEVTRSGVVTQKQQTSALMFVSFGSSNPKYDNIYLQNYLNINIIPALKRINGVGDASAFGAQTYAMRIWLKPERMANYGLVPSDVQTALAQESLEAAAGSLGENSGQSFQYSITYSGRYKTEAQYENIVIKALPGGQVLRLKDVADITFGAQSYAGRSEMRGNPAQAFAVYQTPGSNAQEITKALHEALEEASKDFPEGLSYTVMMDTNKFLDASISKVVTTMIEAFILVFIVVYIFLQDWRSTLVPLIAVPVSIIGTFFFLNLAGFSINLLTLFALVLAIGIVVDDAIVVVEAVHARMETNHESPMDATKNAMDEISGAIISITLVMCAVFVPVTFITGPTGVFYKQFGITLIVAILISAVNALTLSPALCALFLKSHDANETKKRSFIQRFFDGFNRMFNNMTHSYGRSFNFLFKHKWVTFLILIASVGGIFGISKMMPSGFVPTEDQGFIIGNVELPAGASMDRVYQVQKQFEAQASQIPGIDGVTVISGNSIISGAGSNYGMILVKLKSFEERTTEDTSIKTITGKLFGVAAGFTDAQMIFFQPPSIPGFGMSSGFELKLLDKSGGDINSFDKVAKEYLGALMQRPEVMYAQTSLNTGFPQYEIDVNIERAKQAGVSVSTIFSTLQGYIGGLYAADFTRFGKQYRVYVQADPNDRINESSLNKMFVRTTDGQMSPISQFVTLNRVYGPNSVNRFNLFTSANVTGGINPGYSTGDAINAINQVSEQTLASNYGVDFAGLTREEIKSGSQTVIIFALCILFVYFILSGQYESYILPFAVLFSVPCGIMGAYLAQWLAGLENNIYFQIALVMLVGLLAKNAILIVEFALQRRQSGMSIVASAIDGAKARLRPILMTSLAFIVGLLPLVFASGVSSVGNRSVGTGAAFGLLIGTILGVFVIPVLFVIFQNIQEKIKPVKFIQKEETKSVH; this is encoded by the coding sequence ATGTTAAAAACATTTATTGAAAGACCCGTTTTATCCACGGTAATTTCTATCATGATATTCGTATTGGGTGTCTTGGGATTGGTTACTCTCCCAGTTACTCAATATCCTGATATCGCTCCTGCCACAGTTAAAATTTCTGCTTCATATCCTGGAGCGAATGCAAAAACTGTTATGGAATCGGTAATTATTCCTATCGAGGAACAGGTAAACGGTGTTGAAGGAATGGATTATATCCAATCTACAGCATCTAATAATGGTTCGGCATCTATTGATGTTGTTTTCAAACCAGGTATTGATGGAGATATTGCACAGGTAAACGTACAAAATCGTGTGGCTCGTGCTACACCTTTATTACCAGCAGAGGTAACTCGTTCTGGTGTTGTTACTCAAAAGCAACAAACTTCTGCTTTAATGTTCGTTTCATTTGGATCATCTAATCCAAAATATGACAACATTTATTTACAGAATTATCTGAATATTAATATTATACCTGCATTAAAACGTATTAATGGTGTTGGTGATGCATCAGCATTTGGTGCACAAACTTATGCAATGCGTATTTGGTTAAAACCAGAACGTATGGCAAATTATGGTTTAGTTCCATCTGATGTACAAACTGCTCTTGCTCAGGAATCTTTAGAAGCTGCAGCAGGTTCTTTAGGAGAAAATTCTGGACAATCATTCCAATACTCAATTACATATTCTGGACGTTATAAAACGGAAGCACAATATGAAAATATTGTTATTAAAGCTTTACCAGGAGGTCAAGTATTACGTTTAAAAGATGTAGCTGATATTACATTCGGAGCACAATCTTACGCTGGACGTTCAGAAATGAGAGGTAATCCTGCACAAGCATTTGCAGTTTATCAAACTCCAGGATCTAATGCGCAAGAAATTACGAAAGCATTACATGAGGCATTAGAAGAAGCATCAAAAGATTTCCCAGAAGGATTATCTTACACGGTAATGATGGATACGAATAAATTCTTAGATGCTTCAATTTCTAAAGTTGTTACAACAATGATTGAAGCTTTTATCTTAGTTTTTATTGTTGTATATATTTTCTTACAGGATTGGCGTTCAACTTTAGTACCATTAATTGCGGTACCAGTTTCGATTATTGGTACATTCTTTTTCTTAAATCTTGCAGGATTCTCAATTAACTTATTAACGTTATTTGCATTAGTACTGGCCATCGGGATTGTTGTGGATGATGCCATCGTTGTAGTGGAAGCTGTACATGCACGTATGGAAACTAATCACGAATCGCCAATGGATGCAACGAAGAATGCAATGGATGAGATTTCAGGTGCGATTATATCGATTACATTAGTAATGTGTGCGGTTTTCGTTCCGGTTACATTTATTACAGGTCCTACGGGAGTTTTCTATAAACAATTTGGTATTACATTAATTGTAGCGATTTTAATTTCTGCAGTTAATGCCTTAACGTTATCTCCTGCATTATGTGCTTTATTCTTAAAATCACATGATGCTAATGAAACGAAAAAACGTAGTTTTATTCAACGTTTCTTTGACGGATTTAATAGAATGTTCAACAACATGACGCATAGTTATGGACGTTCATTCAATTTCTTATTCAAACACAAATGGGTTACATTCTTAATCTTAATTGCTAGTGTAGGAGGTATTTTTGGAATCAGTAAAATGATGCCTTCAGGATTCGTACCTACAGAAGATCAAGGATTTATTATCGGTAACGTAGAATTACCAGCAGGTGCTTCTATGGATCGTGTATATCAAGTTCAAAAACAATTTGAAGCGCAAGCATCACAAATCCCAGGTATTGATGGAGTTACTGTAATTTCAGGAAACTCAATTATTTCTGGAGCAGGTTCTAATTACGGGATGATTTTAGTGAAGCTAAAATCTTTCGAAGAGCGTACAACAGAAGATACATCAATCAAAACGATTACAGGGAAATTATTCGGAGTAGCCGCTGGATTTACAGATGCACAAATGATTTTCTTCCAACCACCATCAATTCCAGGTTTCGGTATGTCATCAGGATTTGAATTAAAATTATTAGATAAATCAGGTGGAGATATTAATTCTTTTGACAAAGTAGCGAAAGAATATTTAGGTGCATTAATGCAACGTCCTGAAGTAATGTATGCTCAAACATCATTAAATACAGGATTCCCACAATACGAAATTGACGTAAACATTGAACGTGCAAAACAAGCAGGAGTTTCAGTTAGTACAATTTTCTCAACTTTACAAGGATATATTGGTGGATTATATGCTGCAGATTTCACACGTTTTGGTAAACAATATCGTGTGTATGTACAAGCAGATCCAAATGATCGTATTAACGAATCTTCATTAAATAAAATGTTTGTTCGTACTACTGATGGTCAAATGTCGCCAATCTCTCAGTTCGTTACATTAAATCGTGTATATGGACCAAACTCTGTTAACCGTTTCAATTTATTTACATCAGCAAATGTAACAGGAGGTATTAATCCAGGATATTCAACAGGGGATGCGATCAATGCGATTAACCAAGTTTCTGAACAAACATTAGCATCAAATTATGGTGTAGATTTCGCAGGTTTAACTCGTGAGGAGATTAAATCTGGTTCTCAAACGGTGATCATTTTCGCATTATGTATATTATTCGTATACTTCATTTTATCAGGTCAATACGAATCTTATATTTTACCATTTGCTGTTTTATTTTCAGTTCCATGTGGTATTATGGGAGCTTATTTAGCTCAGTGGTTAGCTGGATTAGAGAATAACATCTATTTCCAAATTGCCTTAGTTATGTTGGTGGGGTTATTAGCCAAGAATGCCATCTTAATTGTTGAGTTTGCTTTACAAAGACGTCAATCAGGAATGTCTATTGTTGCATCTGCAATTGATGGAGCAAAAGCTCGTTTACGTCCAATTTTAATGACTTCATTAGCATTTATCGTAGGTTTATTACCATTAGTTTTTGCTTCTGGTGTATCATCTGTTGGTAACCGTTCGGTAGGAACTGGAGCTGCATTTGGATTATTAATCGGAACAATATTAGGAGTATTTGTTATCCCTGTATTATTCGTAATCTTCCAAAATATTCAGGAAAAAATCAAACCAGTTAAGTTCATTCAAAAAGAAGAAACAAAATCAGTTCACTAA
- a CDS encoding 2Fe-2S iron-sulfur cluster-binding protein, with product MKFHLLKIKAIQRLTADAVQITFDVPTDLHEEFSFTAGQYITLDINGERRDYSICESPLNKEWSIGVKAMQGGKISTYLVNDLKVGDELKVSTPNGRFTIPSKPNEKRTLLAFTAGSGITPIISMAEFALQTEEWVTFNLFYVNKNSESVMFKEKIADLQAKYPNQFNVYNLYTAQDQENFIFNGRIDEHKFDLILNQIIDINEVDEAMLCGPEEMIFTLAKKINEAGIIEKHIHFELFTTSVKPEEIFEKKEDEVLEVNVKVTLDGEESEFVWNREKNLIDAMLDNDIDAPYSCKGGVCSSCLCKITEGEVHIGDNFVLTDSDYEDKMTLACISRPKTSSLSIDFDDV from the coding sequence ATGAAATTTCATTTATTAAAAATTAAAGCCATTCAACGCTTAACTGCCGATGCTGTTCAAATTACATTTGACGTTCCGACAGATTTACACGAAGAATTTTCATTCACAGCCGGTCAATATATTACATTAGACATTAATGGTGAAAGACGTGATTATTCAATTTGTGAATCTCCGTTAAACAAGGAATGGAGTATAGGTGTTAAAGCGATGCAAGGTGGTAAGATTTCTACTTACTTAGTAAATGATTTAAAAGTAGGAGATGAGCTAAAAGTTTCTACACCAAACGGACGTTTTACAATTCCTTCAAAACCGAATGAAAAACGTACTTTATTAGCATTCACTGCTGGATCAGGAATTACGCCAATTATATCTATGGCCGAATTTGCTTTACAAACGGAAGAATGGGTTACGTTTAACTTATTTTATGTGAACAAAAATAGCGAATCGGTTATGTTCAAGGAAAAAATAGCTGATTTACAGGCTAAATATCCAAACCAATTTAATGTCTACAATTTATATACAGCGCAAGATCAAGAAAACTTCATTTTTAACGGACGTATTGATGAACATAAATTCGATTTAATTTTAAATCAAATTATCGACATCAATGAAGTAGACGAAGCGATGCTTTGTGGTCCTGAAGAGATGATTTTTACATTAGCTAAGAAAATTAACGAAGCCGGAATTATTGAAAAACATATTCATTTTGAATTATTTACAACTTCCGTAAAACCTGAAGAGATTTTTGAGAAGAAAGAGGATGAGGTTTTAGAAGTAAATGTAAAAGTTACTTTAGATGGTGAAGAGTCTGAATTTGTTTGGAATCGTGAGAAAAACTTGATTGATGCAATGTTAGATAACGACATCGATGCTCCTTACTCTTGTAAAGGTGGTGTTTGTTCATCTTGCTTGTGTAAGATAACTGAAGGTGAAGTTCATATTGGTGATAATTTTGTTTTAACAGATTCTGATTACGAAGATAAAATGACGTTGGCTTGTATTTCAAGACCAAAAACTTCTAGTTTATCAATTGATTTTGATGATGTTTAA
- a CDS encoding AI-2E family transporter: MNKNIQINKLSFNLATSLLALVLIVLILYFTQTIVLPILFSIILAVMVYPIANLLEKIKFNRTFSTIFSLLIAMLVFSAISYLIVNQVIDISKDAATITVKLEKLFNESLKWVTKTFQISENELANKALKELESAMATISKYAMTFFSSFGSILTSGILVPIFAFFFLYYRDFFKTFFLKVFKSTPQDKVEDTLSKMYDALQNYMVGQLTVMAIVAVLNTIGLYLIGLEYAWFFGVLASLLMILPYVGIAIGSIFPAIFALATMDSPYYALGIIGWFQVVQFLEGNFITPNIVGGKVSLNPMASMIAIILGGMLFGFAGFILALPIAALLKVVFDSIPQLEAFGYLLGDPEIDNTKQENQTKALENEEEIEEEIPDEQKEESI, translated from the coding sequence ATGAATAAAAACATTCAAATTAATAAACTGTCATTTAATTTAGCAACCAGCTTATTGGCATTAGTACTAATTGTTTTAATCTTATATTTTACTCAAACAATTGTATTACCAATTTTATTTTCAATTATTTTGGCAGTAATGGTTTATCCAATAGCGAATTTATTAGAAAAGATTAAATTCAACAGAACATTTTCTACTATTTTCAGTTTGCTAATAGCCATGTTAGTTTTTTCTGCAATTAGTTATTTAATCGTAAATCAAGTGATTGATATTTCGAAAGATGCAGCAACAATTACGGTTAAGCTAGAGAAATTGTTCAACGAAAGTTTAAAATGGGTGACGAAAACATTTCAAATCTCAGAAAACGAATTAGCCAATAAAGCTTTAAAGGAATTAGAAAGTGCAATGGCAACGATTAGTAAATATGCGATGACCTTTTTCTCTTCTTTTGGTAGCATATTAACTTCCGGAATTTTAGTGCCAATTTTTGCATTTTTCTTTTTGTATTACCGTGATTTTTTCAAAACGTTTTTCTTAAAAGTTTTCAAATCAACGCCACAAGATAAAGTAGAAGATACATTAAGTAAAATGTACGATGCGCTTCAGAATTACATGGTTGGTCAATTAACGGTAATGGCTATTGTAGCAGTTCTAAATACGATTGGATTATATTTAATTGGTTTAGAATACGCATGGTTTTTTGGAGTTTTAGCTTCATTGTTAATGATTCTTCCATACGTTGGAATCGCGATCGGATCTATTTTCCCAGCAATTTTTGCTTTAGCCACAATGGATTCTCCTTATTATGCATTAGGTATTATTGGTTGGTTTCAAGTTGTACAATTTTTAGAAGGAAATTTTATTACACCAAATATTGTGGGTGGTAAAGTTTCTTTAAATCCAATGGCTTCTATGATTGCAATTATTCTAGGCGGAATGTTATTTGGATTTGCAGGTTTTATTTTAGCATTGCCAATAGCTGCTTTATTAAAAGTTGTTTTTGATTCAATTCCTCAATTAGAAGCATTTGGTTATTTATTAGGAGATCCTGAAATTGATAATACAAAACAAGAAAATCAAACGAAAGCTCTTGAGAATGAAGAAGAAATTGAAGAAGAAATACCAGATGAACAAAAAGAAGAATCAATTTAA
- a CDS encoding methylglyoxal synthase yields MEIALIAHDGKKAEMVNFLMKHKEALQNNKITFIATGTTGKYAEQTGLTVTKFLSGPLGGDAQIASRVVEGQTNMVFFFRDPMGKHPHEPDVNMLLRLCDVHNVPLATNPATAEMLLDHLK; encoded by the coding sequence ATGGAAATTGCATTGATTGCACATGATGGTAAAAAAGCTGAAATGGTGAATTTTTTGATGAAACACAAAGAAGCTTTACAGAATAACAAAATAACATTTATTGCCACAGGAACAACTGGTAAATATGCTGAACAAACAGGTTTAACTGTTACAAAATTTCTTTCAGGACCATTAGGTGGCGATGCTCAAATTGCCTCCAGAGTAGTTGAAGGTCAGACAAATATGGTATTCTTTTTCCGTGATCCGATGGGAAAACATCCTCATGAGCCAGATGTAAATATGTTATTACGTTTATGTGATGTGCATAATGTACCGTTAGCTACAAACCCTGCAACAGCCGAAATGTTGTTAGATCATTTAAAATAG
- a CDS encoding transcriptional regulator: MDENNIACDLELFESFSAHLEKTYNFPPLSAKILAYMVMQSSVDGYSFDRLLEVFKVSKSSLSNSINLLLSLNQIEYINKIDSRKRFFRLNPNYVPEKLDYLYEMISNDIYYTKRINDFRIANNLNSQINNSGILDVYLNYLAEAQKLLNDTINKIKTIQLENK; this comes from the coding sequence ATGGATGAAAATAATATAGCATGTGATTTAGAGCTTTTTGAAAGTTTTAGCGCACATTTAGAGAAAACGTACAATTTTCCTCCTTTATCTGCAAAGATATTAGCTTATATGGTCATGCAATCAAGTGTTGATGGATATTCCTTTGACCGATTGCTTGAAGTATTTAAAGTAAGTAAAAGTTCGTTATCCAATTCAATCAATTTGTTACTTTCCTTAAATCAAATTGAATACATCAATAAAATTGATTCACGCAAAAGATTTTTCAGACTTAATCCAAATTATGTTCCTGAAAAATTAGATTATTTGTATGAAATGATTTCGAATGATATCTATTATACAAAAAGAATAAACGATTTCAGAATCGCAAATAATTTGAATAGTCAAATAAATAACTCTGGTATCTTAGATGTCTATTTGAACTATTTGGCGGAAGCTCAGAAATTATTAAACGACACAATAAATAAAATAAAAACAATTCAACTAGAAAATAAGTAA
- a CDS encoding efflux RND transporter periplasmic adaptor subunit, with product MKNVNVMLVGALAIALSSCGKKDGQGAQQAQGPMPYDVVDVPTKVVTSYDEFPANIEGVVNNDVRAKIQGYITQVLVDEGQYVEAGKPLFRLETNVLSQNADAAKSGVSAASASVSAAAANVQSATANVKAAQVEVDKLVPLVQKNIISNVQLETAKAKLAQAQAQAAQAKAALAQAQAGKSQAQANYKGAQANVDYSVVRSDISGVVGAINFRQGTLVGPSDPSPLTVVSNTSSVYAYFSMNEKEYLNFISKTEGATLQQKLNNIPPVELVLANGEVYPEKGKIQTVTGQINPTTGSIQFRVKFSNAAKILSNGNSGTIRVPKTYVDATVVPEAATFEQQGIVYVYKVRNDSAIATPIKVTARAQNMAIVTDGVKKGEKVVAQGVGKLRDKTPIAPKPAKFEQIVESTKPIF from the coding sequence ATGAAGAATGTTAACGTTATGTTAGTTGGTGCATTAGCTATTGCACTTAGTTCTTGTGGTAAAAAGGACGGTCAAGGAGCACAACAAGCACAAGGGCCTATGCCTTATGATGTTGTAGATGTACCAACAAAAGTTGTAACGAGTTATGACGAATTCCCAGCAAATATAGAAGGGGTTGTAAACAATGATGTTCGTGCTAAAATCCAAGGGTACATTACGCAAGTATTAGTAGACGAAGGACAATATGTAGAAGCAGGAAAACCATTATTTAGATTAGAAACTAATGTTTTATCTCAGAATGCTGATGCTGCAAAATCTGGTGTAAGCGCTGCATCTGCAAGTGTTAGTGCTGCAGCAGCTAATGTACAATCAGCAACTGCTAATGTAAAAGCTGCGCAAGTAGAAGTAGATAAATTAGTACCATTAGTACAAAAAAATATTATCTCTAATGTACAATTAGAAACTGCAAAAGCTAAATTAGCTCAAGCTCAGGCTCAGGCGGCTCAAGCAAAAGCTGCTTTAGCACAAGCACAAGCAGGGAAGTCACAAGCTCAGGCTAATTACAAAGGAGCACAAGCAAATGTAGATTACTCTGTCGTTAGAAGTGACATTTCAGGTGTTGTAGGTGCAATCAATTTCCGTCAAGGAACATTAGTTGGTCCATCAGATCCATCTCCTTTAACTGTTGTTTCAAATACAAGTAGTGTTTATGCGTATTTTTCTATGAACGAGAAAGAATATTTGAATTTCATCTCAAAAACGGAAGGAGCTACATTACAACAAAAATTAAATAATATTCCGCCAGTAGAATTAGTTTTAGCGAATGGTGAAGTTTATCCAGAAAAAGGGAAAATTCAAACTGTTACAGGTCAAATTAATCCAACAACTGGATCAATTCAATTCCGAGTTAAATTTAGTAATGCGGCTAAAATATTATCAAACGGTAATTCAGGTACAATTCGCGTTCCTAAAACGTATGTTGATGCTACTGTAGTTCCAGAAGCTGCAACGTTTGAACAACAAGGTATTGTTTATGTTTACAAAGTAAGAAATGATTCTGCTATTGCAACTCCAATTAAAGTTACTGCAAGAGCTCAGAATATGGCTATCGTTACTGATGGAGTTAAGAAAGGAGAAAAAGTTGTAGCGCAAGGTGTAGGAAAATTACGTGATAAAACTCCAATTGCACCAAAACCAGCGAAATTTGAACAAATCGTAGAATCTACAAAACCAATTTTCTAA
- a CDS encoding efflux transporter outer membrane subunit, with amino-acid sequence MKKFRILKVSLIAFGLFSIQSCFVAKDYNRPANVEKEAQFRTDIVASQDQTIANVSWQEFFSDATLKSYITKGLQNNLDIRTALQNIAVTEAYAKQGKAGYLPTLSVGPGYTYTKTSANTQFGRITGSQSLSQYDVTGNFSWEADIWGKIRSNYRGATANYLQTVEAHKAVQTNIVSTIANTYYQLIALDEQRKAIVQTIGFREQSLETIKALKEAGNVTQVAVNQTEAQLYNAKALLVDVDANIKLNENILSVLLGETPKVLERGTIDNQQLYSSLGVGIPAQILENRPDVKAAEYALVNAFENVNIANANFYPSLTLTASGGVQGIDIDKLFDAQSLFANVVARLAQPILQKRQIKTAKEVALANEEKALLAYKKTILTASKEVSDALARFQAADEKIPLKDKEAALYNQSIEYSEELLAYGMANYLEVITAREAALNAELNAINAKLTKLNSVVELYRAVGGGWK; translated from the coding sequence ATGAAAAAGTTTAGAATTTTAAAAGTTTCGTTAATTGCATTTGGATTGTTTTCTATTCAATCTTGTTTTGTAGCGAAGGATTATAATCGTCCAGCAAACGTGGAAAAAGAAGCACAATTCAGAACTGATATTGTAGCTTCACAAGATCAAACAATTGCAAATGTTTCTTGGCAAGAGTTTTTCTCAGATGCTACGTTAAAATCATATATCACAAAAGGTTTACAGAACAATCTTGATATTCGTACAGCTTTACAAAATATTGCTGTAACGGAAGCTTATGCAAAACAAGGTAAAGCCGGATATTTACCAACATTATCGGTAGGTCCAGGTTATACTTATACTAAAACTTCTGCGAATACTCAATTTGGTCGTATTACTGGATCACAATCTTTATCTCAATATGATGTAACAGGAAATTTCTCTTGGGAAGCTGACATTTGGGGTAAGATTAGAAGCAATTACCGTGGAGCAACAGCGAATTATTTACAAACAGTTGAAGCGCACAAAGCAGTGCAAACTAACATCGTTTCAACTATTGCAAACACGTATTATCAATTAATTGCTTTAGACGAACAGCGTAAAGCGATTGTACAAACGATAGGTTTTCGTGAGCAAAGTCTTGAGACAATAAAAGCGTTAAAGGAAGCTGGAAATGTAACGCAAGTTGCAGTGAACCAAACTGAAGCACAATTGTATAATGCAAAAGCATTATTAGTTGATGTTGATGCGAATATAAAATTGAATGAAAATATCTTAAGCGTTTTATTAGGTGAAACACCGAAAGTTTTAGAACGTGGAACTATTGATAATCAACAATTATATTCATCATTAGGAGTTGGAATTCCAGCGCAAATTTTGGAAAATCGTCCTGATGTTAAAGCAGCTGAATATGCATTAGTTAACGCATTTGAGAATGTGAATATAGCAAATGCAAATTTCTATCCTTCTTTAACCTTAACTGCTTCAGGTGGTGTACAAGGAATTGATATCGACAAATTATTTGATGCCCAATCTTTATTTGCAAATGTTGTGGCTCGTTTAGCTCAACCAATTTTGCAAAAAAGACAAATAAAAACAGCGAAAGAAGTAGCTTTAGCAAATGAAGAAAAGGCTTTATTAGCTTATAAGAAAACGATTCTTACTGCGAGTAAAGAAGTTTCAGATGCATTGGCTAGATTTCAGGCAGCTGACGAAAAAATTCCGTTAAAAGATAAAGAAGCAGCTTTATACAATCAGTCGATTGAATATTCTGAAGAATTATTAGCTTACGGAATGGCTAATTATTTAGAAGTTATTACGGCTAGAGAAGCAGCTTTGAATGCTGAATTAAATGCTATTAATGCTAAACTTACAAAACTTAATTCTGTTGTAGAATTATATCGTGCTGTAGGTGGAGGTTGGAAATAA